A stretch of Leucobacter aridicollis DNA encodes these proteins:
- a CDS encoding branched-chain amino acid ABC transporter substrate-binding protein, whose amino-acid sequence MISRSHSRVRRLAAFGAIAASAALVLTGCSGGLAGGDSGGSSDGPIKLGMLAPFSGSEAAFGDYMKFGAQLAINEINEDGGVDGRELELVTEDDGCDATAAVAAANKLVSAGVEGSVGGYCSGATLPTLPVFKEAGISMVIPAANSTKLVGQGAFLINGTGTQQGKAAVAYAEKLGAKSVVLIDDNTDYSVDLANAFEEQAGSLNIVKRESVNPDEKDFGANINSVIGANPDFIYWTGYYQAGGLLIDQLRAAGYDGTILVGDGSVDAQLAAIAGPAIENVFGTFTRTPDMLEGGDAWVAAYTELAKADPGPYSMQTYEAVKAIAQAMTDAGSTDAEAVDKALLGLKAFPLLSGDLTFAEDGSREGGGFVIVSPTGEKGAFVLSDDLS is encoded by the coding sequence ATGATTTCACGTTCACACTCACGCGTGCGACGCCTCGCAGCCTTCGGCGCGATCGCAGCCTCCGCGGCCCTGGTGCTCACCGGCTGCTCGGGTGGCCTCGCAGGCGGCGACAGCGGTGGATCGAGCGACGGCCCGATCAAGCTCGGCATGCTCGCGCCCTTCTCGGGCTCGGAGGCGGCGTTCGGCGACTACATGAAGTTTGGCGCGCAGCTGGCAATCAACGAGATCAACGAGGACGGCGGCGTCGACGGTCGCGAGCTTGAGCTCGTGACCGAGGATGACGGCTGCGACGCGACCGCAGCCGTCGCTGCGGCGAACAAGCTCGTCAGCGCGGGCGTCGAGGGCTCCGTCGGCGGCTACTGCTCGGGCGCCACGCTCCCGACGCTCCCCGTGTTCAAGGAAGCGGGCATCTCGATGGTGATCCCGGCGGCGAACTCGACCAAGCTCGTCGGCCAGGGCGCGTTCCTCATCAACGGCACCGGCACCCAGCAGGGCAAGGCAGCCGTCGCATACGCCGAGAAGCTCGGCGCGAAGTCCGTCGTGCTCATCGATGACAACACCGACTACTCGGTCGATCTCGCGAACGCGTTCGAAGAGCAGGCGGGCAGCCTGAACATTGTGAAGCGGGAGTCGGTCAACCCCGACGAGAAGGACTTCGGCGCGAACATTAACAGCGTCATCGGCGCGAACCCGGACTTCATCTACTGGACCGGGTACTACCAGGCCGGCGGATTGCTCATCGATCAGCTCCGCGCCGCAGGCTACGATGGCACGATCCTCGTGGGCGACGGCTCCGTCGACGCGCAGCTCGCGGCGATCGCGGGCCCCGCGATCGAGAACGTGTTCGGCACGTTCACCCGCACCCCCGACATGCTTGAGGGCGGCGACGCCTGGGTGGCAGCGTACACGGAGCTCGCGAAGGCCGACCCCGGCCCGTACTCGATGCAGACCTACGAGGCCGTGAAGGCGATCGCGCAGGCGATGACCGATGCCGGCAGCACCGACGCGGAAGCGGTCGACAAGGCGCTGCTCGGGCTGAAGGCGTTCCCGCTGCTGTCGGGCGACCTCACGTTCGCGGAGGACGGCTCGCGTGAGGGCGGCGGCTTCGTCATCGTCTCCCCGACGGGCGAGAAGGGCGCGTTCGTCCTGTCCGACGACCTCTCCTAG